In the Gasterosteus aculeatus chromosome X, fGasAcu3.hap1.1, whole genome shotgun sequence genome, one interval contains:
- the LOC120809740 gene encoding uncharacterized protein LOC120809740 — MDALQAQRAGAGGVGEGDAEERYRALAFDTAVSTLVAVAVYAVVKVSLDGFRQWRARISVLVVGSGPVGLTAALVAVRSGKVLKLTVLDERYRAALLCRPQQIALDPRSVKFLLGLGVDFDNMEGCWHNEHFFTRIGVFQEYLLSILEQKKLKVDVKVQLGTKFSEEYLRRIQRNEWPRVIVVADGSCGDSCSVLGISSDYTVESCHAYGANATIERLDQRQVPTPEIRTPSLYFDLSAYGVEALREPRNPAAKPGFHLKIYGTFRNRYMALACPASDTKMVRFLRHTANSSIMKNIFHQSFNVYKTDIEPRLNDVTLHRMQCSRRLFEIQLSHRRISAAFIEGDNVAVTVEGEAARVLNFDTGCGVNLGMQGLESMGTFIYQTATAVDQNDVLEALSAKMQHSRQVAESFKQTGLAQSIYE, encoded by the exons ATGGACGCCCTGCAGGCACAACGCGCTGGAGCAGGCGGCGTCGGGGAAGGGGACGCCGAGGAGAGGTACCGCGCTCTCGCCTTTGACACGGCTGTGAGCACCCTGGTGGCCGTGGCCGTGTACGCGGTGGTGAAAGTGAGCCTGGACGGCTTCAGACAGTGGCGGGCCAGGATCTCGGTGCTCGTCGTGGGTTCGGGACCCGTGGGGCTGACGGCCGCGCTGGTCGCTGTCCGCTCCGGTAAGGTGCTGAAACTGACCGTGCTGGACGAGAGGTACCGCGCGGCGCTGCTCTGCCGGCCACAGCAGATCGCCTTGGATCCCCGCAGCGTGAAGTTTCTGCTGGGACTCGGGGTGGACTTTGATAACATGGAGGGCTGTTGGCACAACGAGCATTTCTTCACCCGGATAGGCGTGTTTCAGGAGTACCTGCTGAGCATCCTAGAGCAGAAGAAACTGAAGGTGGACGTCAAGGTGCAGCTGGGAACCAAG TTCTCCGAGGAATACCTGCGGCGGATTCAGCGGAACGAGTGGCCTCGTGTGATTGTGGTGGCCGACGGGTCGTGTGGCGACTCCTGCTCCGTGCTGGGCATTAGCTCCGACTACACCGTGGAGTCCTGCCATGCCTACGGAGCTAATGCCACCATAGAGAGACTAGATCAGAGACAG GTTCCCACTCCTGAGATCCGTACCCCCAGCCTCTACTTCGACCTGTCCGCCTATGGCGTGGAGGCCCTCCGAGAGCCCAGAAATCCCGCCGCCAAACCTGGCTTCCACCTAAAGATCTATGGCACCTTCAGGAACCGCTACATGGCCCTCGCCTGCCCGGCCTCTGACACCAAGATGGTCCGCTTCCTCCGGCACACGGCCAACTCCTCT ATCATGAAGAATATTTTCCACCAGTCCTTCAATGTTTATAAGACGGACATCGAGCCTCGTCTCAACGACGTGACGCTGCACCGCATGCAGTGCAGCCGGCGTCTCTTTGAGATTCAGTTATCACACAGACGCATCAGCGCTGCCTTCATAGAGGGGGACAATGTGGCCGTCACcgtggagggggaggcggcGCGCGTCCTCAACTTTGACACAG GTTGCGGAGTGAATCTGGGTATGCAAGGACTGGAGTCAATGGGGACGTTCATTTACCAGACAGCCACAGCTGTGGACCAGAACGATGTTCTAGAGGCACTGTCTGCTAAAATGCAACACTCCAGACAGGTGGCCGAGAGCTTCAAGCAGACAGGCCTGGCTCAATCAATTTATGAATGA
- the prpf18 gene encoding pre-mRNA-splicing factor 18 isoform X2, translating into MDILKAEIARKRKLIEDKDLVDDSKTFFKRSDLARKEQEDYFKRCGYKVNKKDEDEQSTSANPVLEMELTEEKLPMTLSRQEVVRRLRERAEPVRLFGESDYDAFQRLRKIEILTPEVNKGLRNDLKAAMDKIDLKYLNEIVGGTEPGEVDTQHDLKVHEEHTTIEELEALRNTLGTGDDEGDQEVIDKFLRFLLGVWAKDLNSREDHVKRSVQGKLASATHSQTESYLKPLFRKLRKKSLPADIKESITDIIKFMLEREYVKANDAYLQMAIGNAPWPIGVTMVGIHARTGREKIFSKHVAHVLNDETQRKYIQGLKRLMTICQKHFTTVPSKCVEYNAL; encoded by the exons ATGGATATACTGAAAGCTGAGAtcgcaagaaaaagaaaactcatCGAAGACAAAGATCTTGTTGAC GACTCCAAAACATTCTTCAAAAGGTCTGATCTGGCTCGCAAGGAACAAGAGGATTACTTCAAAAGATGTGGATATAAG GTTAATAAGAAAGATGAAGATGAGCAATCCACCTCAGCTAATCCAGTGTTAGAAATGGAACTAACGGAAGAAAAGCTGCCAATGACACTGTCAAGACAGGAG GTGGTTCGGCGGCTAAGAGAACGAGCAGAACCAGTCCGGCTGTTTGGAGAGTCTGATTATGATGCCTTCCAGAGACTCAGGAAGATTGAGATTCTGACCCCAGAAGTTAACAAG GGCTTGAGGAACGACCTCAAAGCAGCCATGGACAAGATCGACCTGAAGTACCTGAATGAGATTGTTGGCGGAACTGAGCCCGGAGAAGTGGACACACAGCATGACCTGAAAGTGCACGAAGAACACACCACCATAGAAGAATTGGAG GCTCTTCGTAACACTCTGGGCACCGGGGACGATGAGGGAGACCAGGAAGTTATCGACAAGTTTTTGAGG TTCCTTCTTGGTGTTTGGGCGAAAGATCTGAACAGCCGGGAGGACCACGTGAAGCGAAGTGTTCAGGGCAAGCTGGCCAGCGCCACTCACTCGCAGACTGAGTCGTACCTCAAACCGCtcttcaggaagctcaggaaGAAG AGTTTGCCAGCAGACATCAAAGAGTCAATCACAGACATCATTAAATTCATGTTGGAGAGAGAATATGTCAAG GCAAATGACGCCTACCTGCAGATGGCCATTGGTAATGCTCCTTGGCCAATCGGTGTGACCATGGTGGGAATCCACGCTCGTACCGGGCGAGAAAAGATCTTCTCCAAGCACGTGGCCCATGTTCTCAACGATGAGACGCAGAGGAAATACATCCAG GGCCTGAAGAGGCTGATGACTATCTGCCAGAAACACTTCACGACGGTTCCATCAAAGTGTGTGGAGTACAACGCTCTGTGA
- the bend7 gene encoding BEN domain-containing protein 7 isoform X1, with amino-acid sequence MESGERKRRRKSQSFKLVTEEDFAPSCVMNSNCNDANGDPKDAAVPDVWLGDEGVEIKRQITGMMRLLSDKTGRVYHRVVREQDSLTKDPQERHQTWVHQPAISSLVSEDHQSNRWISAGDPGPAPISTPIPNGPSCGQYGTRSKALKVLNNTKDPNKVNEANVGLIPSDATEAPCCMCNCKGTLQAILQELRSMRRLMHTQKASLERHGGAASSGQPRLGPGPSPRCRPRKRRPIYKVAPPNVTRPRRAALGPLQASPLTAVHAESGKAEGYEKDHGSSTHDSLSVSPEVSVLPPQEDPVAIDGIHNPLPKQLKEQSLESEVRLAEDHDVYISKAQLDSILLNYTRSGSLLFRKLVCAFFDDTTLANSLPNGKRKRGLNDNRKGLDQNIVGAIKVFTEKYCTEHRIEKLPGPRDWVQILQDQIKLARRRLKRDAAEAEEVLNGPSTSCDSRKPASGKGTVVIMTG; translated from the exons ATGGAGTCCggggaaaggaagaggaggaggaagtcgcAGAGCTTTAAACTGGTCACGGAGGAAG ATTTTGCCCCTTCATGCGTGATGAATTCCAACTGCAACGACGCAAATGGAGACCCGAAGGATGCCGCTGTTCCTGATG TTTGGCTAGGGGACGAGGGCGTGGAGATCAAGAGGCAAATCACAGGAATGATGAGGCTTCTGAGTGATAAGACCGGCAGGGTATATCATCGTGTGGTAAGAGAGCAGGACAGCTTAACAAAGGACCCTCAGGAAAGGCATCAGACCTGGGTACATCAGCCTGCAATTTCATCTCTTGTGTCAGAGGACCACCAAAGCAACCGCTGGATCTCTGCAGGGGACCCGGGGCCTGCACCCATATCCACCCCCATCCCCAATGGTCCAAGTTGTGGCCAGTACGGCACTCGCTCCAAAGCCCTGAAGGTCCTCAACAATACCAAGGATCCGAACAAAGTGAATGAAGCTAATG TAGGTCTCATCCCTTCTGATGCAACAGAAGCCCCCTGCTGCATGTGTAATTGTAAGGGAACCTTACAGGCTATTTTGCAGGAACTGCGTTCCATGAGGAGGCTGATGCACACGCAGAAAG CATCCTTGGAAAGACACGGAGGGGCAGCATCGTCGGGCCAGCCTCGTCTCGGTCCGGGCCCCTCGCCTCGCTGTAGGCCCCGCAAGAGGAGGCCAATCTATAAAGTGGCGCCACCGAATGTTACCAGACCTAGAAGAGCCGCTCTCGGCCCCTTGCAAGCATCACCTCTTACAGCTGTACATGCAGAATCTGGAAAGGCGGAGGGATATGAGAAAGATCACGGCTCCTCTACTCACGACAGCCTTTCTGTCTCGCCTGAGGTTTCTGTTCTGCCACCTCAGGAGGATCCAGTAGCTATCGACGGCATTCACAATCCTCTGCCGAAGCAACTAAAGGAACAGTCGTTGGAG TCCGAGGTGCGTCTTGCAGAGGATCATGACGTGTATATCTCAAAGGCTCAGCTAGACTCCATTCTGCTCAACTATACACGCTCAGGCAGCCTGCTGTTCAGGAAACTG GTGTGCGCCTTTTTTGACGATACCACGCTGGCTAACTCCTTGCCAAACGgtaagaggaagagagggcTCAATGATAACCGTAAGGGCTTGGACCAGAACATTGTGGGCGCCATTAAAG TGTTTACAGAGAAATACTGCACTGAACATCGAATAGAGAAGTTGCCCGGGCCACGAGACTGGGTCCAGATCCTCCAAGATCAGATCAAACTTGCCAGGAGGAGGCTGAAAAGAG ATGCTGCAGAAGCAGAGGAAGTCTTAAATGGACCCTCCACAA GCTGTGACTCTAGGAAGCCTGCAAGCGGGAAGGGGACGGTCGTCATCATGACTGGTTGA
- the bend7 gene encoding BEN domain-containing protein 7 isoform X2: MESGERKRRRKSQSFKLVTEEDFAPSCVMNSNCNDANGDPKDAAVPDVWLGDEGVEIKRQITGMMRLLSDKTGRVYHRVVREQDSLTKDPQERHQTWVHQPAISSLVSEDHQSNRWISAGDPGPAPISTPIPNGPSCGQYGTRSKALKVLNNTKDPNKVNEANGLIPSDATEAPCCMCNCKGTLQAILQELRSMRRLMHTQKASLERHGGAASSGQPRLGPGPSPRCRPRKRRPIYKVAPPNVTRPRRAALGPLQASPLTAVHAESGKAEGYEKDHGSSTHDSLSVSPEVSVLPPQEDPVAIDGIHNPLPKQLKEQSLESEVRLAEDHDVYISKAQLDSILLNYTRSGSLLFRKLVCAFFDDTTLANSLPNGKRKRGLNDNRKGLDQNIVGAIKVFTEKYCTEHRIEKLPGPRDWVQILQDQIKLARRRLKRDAAEAEEVLNGPSTSCDSRKPASGKGTVVIMTG; the protein is encoded by the exons ATGGAGTCCggggaaaggaagaggaggaggaagtcgcAGAGCTTTAAACTGGTCACGGAGGAAG ATTTTGCCCCTTCATGCGTGATGAATTCCAACTGCAACGACGCAAATGGAGACCCGAAGGATGCCGCTGTTCCTGATG TTTGGCTAGGGGACGAGGGCGTGGAGATCAAGAGGCAAATCACAGGAATGATGAGGCTTCTGAGTGATAAGACCGGCAGGGTATATCATCGTGTGGTAAGAGAGCAGGACAGCTTAACAAAGGACCCTCAGGAAAGGCATCAGACCTGGGTACATCAGCCTGCAATTTCATCTCTTGTGTCAGAGGACCACCAAAGCAACCGCTGGATCTCTGCAGGGGACCCGGGGCCTGCACCCATATCCACCCCCATCCCCAATGGTCCAAGTTGTGGCCAGTACGGCACTCGCTCCAAAGCCCTGAAGGTCCTCAACAATACCAAGGATCCGAACAAAGTGAATGAAGCTAATG GTCTCATCCCTTCTGATGCAACAGAAGCCCCCTGCTGCATGTGTAATTGTAAGGGAACCTTACAGGCTATTTTGCAGGAACTGCGTTCCATGAGGAGGCTGATGCACACGCAGAAAG CATCCTTGGAAAGACACGGAGGGGCAGCATCGTCGGGCCAGCCTCGTCTCGGTCCGGGCCCCTCGCCTCGCTGTAGGCCCCGCAAGAGGAGGCCAATCTATAAAGTGGCGCCACCGAATGTTACCAGACCTAGAAGAGCCGCTCTCGGCCCCTTGCAAGCATCACCTCTTACAGCTGTACATGCAGAATCTGGAAAGGCGGAGGGATATGAGAAAGATCACGGCTCCTCTACTCACGACAGCCTTTCTGTCTCGCCTGAGGTTTCTGTTCTGCCACCTCAGGAGGATCCAGTAGCTATCGACGGCATTCACAATCCTCTGCCGAAGCAACTAAAGGAACAGTCGTTGGAG TCCGAGGTGCGTCTTGCAGAGGATCATGACGTGTATATCTCAAAGGCTCAGCTAGACTCCATTCTGCTCAACTATACACGCTCAGGCAGCCTGCTGTTCAGGAAACTG GTGTGCGCCTTTTTTGACGATACCACGCTGGCTAACTCCTTGCCAAACGgtaagaggaagagagggcTCAATGATAACCGTAAGGGCTTGGACCAGAACATTGTGGGCGCCATTAAAG TGTTTACAGAGAAATACTGCACTGAACATCGAATAGAGAAGTTGCCCGGGCCACGAGACTGGGTCCAGATCCTCCAAGATCAGATCAAACTTGCCAGGAGGAGGCTGAAAAGAG ATGCTGCAGAAGCAGAGGAAGTCTTAAATGGACCCTCCACAA GCTGTGACTCTAGGAAGCCTGCAAGCGGGAAGGGGACGGTCGTCATCATGACTGGTTGA
- the prpf18 gene encoding pre-mRNA-splicing factor 18 isoform X1: MDILKAEIARKRKLIEDKDLVDDSKTFFKRSDLARKEQEDYFKRCGYKVQRESPESQVNKKDEDEQSTSANPVLEMELTEEKLPMTLSRQEVVRRLRERAEPVRLFGESDYDAFQRLRKIEILTPEVNKGLRNDLKAAMDKIDLKYLNEIVGGTEPGEVDTQHDLKVHEEHTTIEELEALRNTLGTGDDEGDQEVIDKFLRFLLGVWAKDLNSREDHVKRSVQGKLASATHSQTESYLKPLFRKLRKKSLPADIKESITDIIKFMLEREYVKANDAYLQMAIGNAPWPIGVTMVGIHARTGREKIFSKHVAHVLNDETQRKYIQGLKRLMTICQKHFTTVPSKCVEYNAL; encoded by the exons ATGGATATACTGAAAGCTGAGAtcgcaagaaaaagaaaactcatCGAAGACAAAGATCTTGTTGAC GACTCCAAAACATTCTTCAAAAGGTCTGATCTGGCTCGCAAGGAACAAGAGGATTACTTCAAAAGATGTGGATATAAG GTGCAGAGAGAGTCACCTGAGAGCCAG GTTAATAAGAAAGATGAAGATGAGCAATCCACCTCAGCTAATCCAGTGTTAGAAATGGAACTAACGGAAGAAAAGCTGCCAATGACACTGTCAAGACAGGAG GTGGTTCGGCGGCTAAGAGAACGAGCAGAACCAGTCCGGCTGTTTGGAGAGTCTGATTATGATGCCTTCCAGAGACTCAGGAAGATTGAGATTCTGACCCCAGAAGTTAACAAG GGCTTGAGGAACGACCTCAAAGCAGCCATGGACAAGATCGACCTGAAGTACCTGAATGAGATTGTTGGCGGAACTGAGCCCGGAGAAGTGGACACACAGCATGACCTGAAAGTGCACGAAGAACACACCACCATAGAAGAATTGGAG GCTCTTCGTAACACTCTGGGCACCGGGGACGATGAGGGAGACCAGGAAGTTATCGACAAGTTTTTGAGG TTCCTTCTTGGTGTTTGGGCGAAAGATCTGAACAGCCGGGAGGACCACGTGAAGCGAAGTGTTCAGGGCAAGCTGGCCAGCGCCACTCACTCGCAGACTGAGTCGTACCTCAAACCGCtcttcaggaagctcaggaaGAAG AGTTTGCCAGCAGACATCAAAGAGTCAATCACAGACATCATTAAATTCATGTTGGAGAGAGAATATGTCAAG GCAAATGACGCCTACCTGCAGATGGCCATTGGTAATGCTCCTTGGCCAATCGGTGTGACCATGGTGGGAATCCACGCTCGTACCGGGCGAGAAAAGATCTTCTCCAAGCACGTGGCCCATGTTCTCAACGATGAGACGCAGAGGAAATACATCCAG GGCCTGAAGAGGCTGATGACTATCTGCCAGAAACACTTCACGACGGTTCCATCAAAGTGTGTGGAGTACAACGCTCTGTGA
- the sephs1 gene encoding selenide, water dikinase 1, producing MSVRESFNPESYELDKNFRLTRFAELKGTGCKVPQDVLQKLLEALQENHYQEDEQFLGAVMPRLGIGMDTCVIPLRHGGLSLVQTTDYIYPIVDDPYMMGRIACANVLSDLYAMGVTECDNMLMLLGVSNKMSEKERDKVMPLVIQGFKDASEEAGTSVTGGQTVLNPWVVMGGVATTVCQPNEFIMPDNAVPGDVLVLTKPLGTQVAVAVHQWLDIPEKWNKIKLVVTQEDVELAYHEAMMNMARLNRTAAGLMHTFNAHAATDITGFGILGHAQTLARQQRSEVSFVIHNLPVLAKMAAVSKACGNMFGLMHGTCPETSGGLLICLPREQAARFCAEIKSPKYGEGHQAWIIGIVEKGNRTARIIDKPRIIEVAPQAATQNVNPTPGATS from the exons ATGTCTGTGAGGGAGTCCTTCAATCCTGAAAGCTACGAGCTGGACAAGAACTTCAGACTCACGCGCTTTGCTGAGCTCAAGGGTACTGGGTGCAAG GTGCCCCAGGATGTGTTACAGAAGCTGCTAGAAGCTCTACAGGAGAACCACTATCAAGAAGATGAACAGTTCCTGGGGGCGGTCATGCCCCGATTAG GCATAGGAATGGACACCTGTGTGATCCCCCTCAGACATGGAGGCCTTTCTCTGGTCCAGACAACAGATTACATCTATCCCATTGTGGATGATCCCTACATGATG GGAAGAATTGCTTGTGCCAACGTTCTAAGTGACTTGTATGCCATGGGCGTGACGGAGTGTGACAACATGTTGATGCTTCTGGGAGTCAGCAACAAAATGTCAGAGAAG GAGAGAGACAAAGTCATGCCACTGGTCATCCAGGGATTCAAGGACGCGTCAGAGGAGGCCGGCACATCTGTAACAGGCGGACAGACAGTGCTCAACCCCTGGGTGGTCATGGGAGGAGTCGCTACGACAGTCTGCCAGCCGAACGAATTCATCAT GCCAGACAATGCAGTGCCAGGAGACGTGTTGGTGTTGACCAAGCCGCTCGGAACACAAGTGGCCGTTGCAGTACATCAGTGGCTGGATATT CCTGAAAAGTGGAACAAGATCAAGTTGGTGGTGACCCAGGAGGATGTGGAGCTGGCCTACCATGAAGCAATGATGAACATGGCTCGACTCAACAGGACAG CTGCTGGCCTCATGCACACCTTCAACGCTCACGCAGCCACCGACATTACAGGGTTCGGCATCCTAGGCCACGCTCAGACGTTGGCACGGCAACAGCGAAGCGAGGTGTCGTTTGTCATCCACAACCTCCCAGTGCTTGCCAAGATGGCGGCTGTGTCGAAGGCTTGTGGGAACATGTTTGGACTGATGCACGGCACCTGCCCCGAAACATCCG GAGGCCTGCTGATTTGTCTGCCTCGGGAGCAAGCTGCCCGCTTCTGTGCAGAGATCAAATCCCCGAAATACGGTGAGGGCCACCAAGCGTGGATCATCGGCATTGTAGAAAAAGGAAACCGCACCGCACGCATCATCGACAAACCACGGATCATAGAGGTGGCACCACAAGCAGCCACGCAGAACGTCAACCCGACTCCCGGTGCGACCTCTTAA